One genomic region from Candidatus Margulisiibacteriota bacterium encodes:
- a CDS encoding response regulator, with protein sequence MAQKIFIVDDEKSILFLSKAILATAGYSVSTESDSTKAYQAVLDAKPDLILLDIAMPEINGIELARNIRLNSALKNTHIFALTGMPELINEHNKVYFEKIILKPFHMDSLLTELKNFFAGQTVEV encoded by the coding sequence ATGGCGCAGAAAATTTTTATCGTTGACGATGAAAAAAGCATTTTATTTCTTTCCAAAGCAATTTTAGCCACAGCGGGATATTCTGTTTCGACTGAGTCCGACAGCACCAAAGCCTATCAAGCTGTGCTAGACGCCAAACCGGATTTGATCCTGCTGGATATCGCCATGCCGGAGATCAATGGCATCGAGCTGGCCCGCAATATCCGCCTCAACTCCGCGCTGAAAAACACGCATATTTTTGCGCTGACCGGCATGCCCGAGCTGATCAACGAACACAACAAAGTTTATTTTGAGAAAATCATTCTCAAGCCGTTCCACATGGACAGTCTGCTCACCGAATTAAAAAACTTTTTCGCGGGACAAACTGTGGAGGTATAA
- the panB gene encoding 3-methyl-2-oxobutanoate hydroxymethyltransferase produces METLAKLQAKKNKEKITMLTVYSAALAAVFNNTAIEMLLVGDSLGTVFQGQENTLSVTLDEMLYHAQAVRRGAPDKFLAVDLPFLSSQVNAEQTLLNAGQIIKQTGANAVKLEGADPVTLESVRRMTAAGIPAIGHLGFTPQSVHALSGYKVQGRDAAAAKKLKADAKLLEKAGAFMLVLEMTPAKLSGEITRALKIPTIGIGAGADCDGQVLVCDDMLGLYPRPPRFVKRYADFAQTTAQAVEKYIAEVKQGKFPDAAHSF; encoded by the coding sequence ATGGAAACGCTCGCTAAATTGCAAGCCAAAAAAAACAAAGAAAAAATCACGATGCTGACTGTTTATTCCGCAGCGCTGGCGGCAGTTTTTAATAACACGGCTATCGAAATGCTGCTGGTCGGCGATTCTCTGGGCACGGTTTTTCAGGGCCAAGAAAATACCCTGTCCGTAACACTCGACGAGATGCTCTATCACGCCCAGGCCGTGCGGCGCGGCGCGCCTGATAAATTTCTGGCGGTCGATCTGCCTTTTCTGTCTTCCCAGGTCAACGCCGAACAAACTTTGCTCAACGCCGGCCAAATAATCAAACAGACCGGCGCCAATGCCGTCAAGCTGGAGGGCGCGGATCCGGTGACGCTGGAGTCCGTCCGCCGTATGACCGCCGCGGGCATACCGGCCATCGGGCATTTGGGTTTTACGCCACAAAGCGTGCACGCGCTCTCCGGCTACAAAGTGCAGGGACGGGACGCGGCCGCCGCCAAAAAACTTAAAGCCGACGCTAAACTGCTGGAAAAAGCCGGCGCGTTTATGCTCGTTCTGGAAATGACGCCGGCTAAACTGTCCGGGGAAATAACGCGCGCGTTGAAAATCCCGACTATCGGCATCGGCGCGGGCGCGGACTGTGACGGGCAGGTGCTGGTCTGCGACGACATGCTCGGCCTGTATCCCAGGCCGCCGCGTTTCGTGAAACGCTACGCTGACTTTGCTCAAACCACAGCTCAAGCCGTCGAAAAATATATCGCCGAAGTCAAGCAGGGAAAATTTCCCGACGCCGCGCACTCATTTTGA